In Vibrio celticus, one genomic interval encodes:
- the tnpB gene encoding IS66 family insertion sequence element accessory protein TnpB (TnpB, as the term is used for proteins encoded by IS66 family insertion elements, is considered an accessory protein, since TnpC, encoded by a neighboring gene, is a DDE family transposase.): protein MIPSGAVYLVSGITDMRKSIDGLSLIVADVLEMDPLSSAWFIFCNRGRDKIKILFWDTNGFWLYYRRLEKGRFKWPRPTAAGHIHISTQQLNWLLSGLNLENPKAHQPLYGREV, encoded by the coding sequence ATGATCCCAAGTGGTGCCGTTTATCTCGTCTCGGGTATTACCGACATGAGAAAGTCGATTGATGGTCTGTCTCTCATTGTCGCAGACGTGTTAGAAATGGATCCATTAAGCAGCGCGTGGTTCATCTTTTGCAATCGTGGCCGAGATAAAATCAAAATTCTCTTTTGGGACACCAACGGATTTTGGCTCTACTATCGCCGATTAGAGAAAGGCCGCTTTAAATGGCCCAGACCTACAGCAGCGGGTCATATCCATATCTCAACTCAACAACTTAACTGGCTATTATCTGGGCTGAATCTTGAAAACCCTAAGGCTCATCAGCCCCTTTATGGTCGAGAAGTGTGA
- the menE gene encoding o-succinylbenzoate--CoA ligase gives MMRPQSNHHPLWVQWAQQNPHQTALVTTHHTYTWQQVSVLVSEYQQQLSHQGLSEGDVLTIVGKNQAEVIPAYLAALNLGVICAFTMPQPRLRLKQKLDSLYQAGQQSYLWLLDSSGIEQSETVDLNTQLVTLSCLNEVKVDGDDNRITTSQDSNFNPQNLASIVFTSGSTGNPKAVAHTLQQHLCSAQGLLDVFNFEQTDTWLLSLPMYHVSGLAIVHRWLAAGGCIKIGTGQLESDIEGCSHASLVATQLHRLLQSKQALTLTHVLLGGSHIPEALGLEAQQMGIETWLGYGMTEAASTVTAKPVDSSNTAGFVLDQRQLKIEDQRIFIGGNTLASGYYYQGELTPLVDENGWFDSKDLGEWDGEQVSIIGRADNQFISGGENIHCEEIERALNQLSLINQAFIVPIEDDEFGFRPVAIVDCTDLPTKEWFTEQLNGRLERFKFPVEYYRMPHQEQLGIKVSRAGLAYWLSQHRS, from the coding sequence ATGATGCGCCCACAATCTAATCATCACCCGCTTTGGGTACAGTGGGCGCAGCAAAACCCACATCAAACAGCGTTAGTGACTACTCACCACACTTATACTTGGCAGCAAGTGTCTGTGCTAGTGAGTGAGTACCAGCAACAGCTATCTCATCAAGGCCTATCTGAAGGTGATGTACTGACGATTGTTGGTAAGAATCAAGCTGAAGTGATTCCTGCTTATCTTGCCGCACTTAATTTGGGTGTTATTTGCGCTTTCACCATGCCTCAACCTCGCTTACGCCTGAAGCAAAAGCTCGATTCCTTATATCAAGCGGGTCAACAAAGCTACCTTTGGCTTTTGGACAGTAGCGGGATAGAGCAATCAGAGACTGTCGATTTAAATACTCAGTTGGTGACCTTGTCTTGCTTAAATGAAGTGAAGGTCGATGGTGATGATAATCGGATAACGACATCTCAAGACTCCAACTTCAATCCGCAAAATCTAGCAAGCATCGTATTCACTTCTGGCTCTACTGGAAACCCGAAAGCGGTGGCTCACACGTTGCAGCAACACTTATGTTCAGCTCAGGGTTTACTAGACGTTTTCAACTTTGAACAAACCGACACTTGGTTACTGAGTTTACCTATGTACCATGTGTCGGGGCTGGCGATAGTTCATCGTTGGTTAGCGGCTGGTGGCTGCATCAAGATAGGCACAGGTCAGCTTGAGTCAGACATCGAAGGTTGCAGTCATGCCTCTTTAGTGGCTACTCAACTACATAGGTTATTGCAGAGTAAGCAAGCACTTACTTTAACTCATGTGCTTTTAGGCGGTAGCCATATCCCAGAAGCGCTAGGGCTTGAAGCTCAACAAATGGGCATTGAAACTTGGCTTGGATACGGCATGACAGAAGCGGCTTCAACAGTGACCGCGAAGCCAGTCGATTCTAGTAATACTGCAGGTTTTGTTCTCGACCAACGCCAGTTAAAAATTGAAGACCAACGTATCTTTATTGGCGGTAATACGCTTGCTTCAGGTTATTACTATCAGGGCGAGTTAACACCGTTGGTGGATGAGAACGGTTGGTTCGACAGTAAAGACCTCGGCGAATGGGATGGCGAACAAGTGTCGATTATTGGTCGCGCTGATAATCAGTTTATTTCTGGGGGAGAGAATATCCACTGTGAAGAAATTGAACGAGCACTGAATCAGTTATCTTTAATCAATCAGGCGTTTATCGTTCCAATTGAAGATGATGAGTTCGGGTTTCGACCTGTCGCTATTGTGGATTGTACGGATTTACCAACCAAAGAATGGTTTACCGAGCAATTAAATGGCCGTCTGGAACGGTTCAAATTTCCTGTCGAGTACTATCGAATGCCTCATCAAGAACAGCTAGGCATTAAGGTTTCACGCGCAGGATTGGCATATTGGTTGTCTCAGCATAGGAGTTAA
- the menB gene encoding 1,4-dihydroxy-2-naphthoyl-CoA synthase, which yields MAKTVGITEEELYAAVNWSDESSQYEDIQYHKSDDGIAKITIARPQVHNAFRPQTVKEMINALADARYDEKVGVIILTGLGEKAFCSGGDQSIRGDYGGYQDDSGTHHLNVLDFQRQIRTCPKPVIAAVSGWAVGGGHVLHMMADLTIAAENAQFGQTGPKVGSFDGGWGASYMARIVGQKKAREIWFLCRFYDAQEALDMGLVNTVVPVADLEKETVRWCREVLQHSPMALRCLKAALNADCDGQAGLQELAGNATMMFYMTEEGQEGRNAFNEKRRPDFDKFPRNP from the coding sequence ATGGCTAAAACAGTAGGCATCACAGAAGAAGAACTTTACGCGGCAGTTAACTGGAGCGATGAAAGCAGTCAATACGAAGATATTCAATACCACAAATCTGACGATGGTATTGCAAAAATCACGATTGCACGTCCTCAAGTCCACAATGCGTTCCGTCCACAAACCGTAAAAGAGATGATCAACGCACTGGCTGACGCTCGTTACGACGAGAAAGTAGGCGTGATCATTTTGACGGGTCTTGGTGAGAAGGCGTTCTGTTCTGGTGGTGACCAAAGTATTCGTGGTGACTACGGCGGCTACCAAGATGATTCAGGTACACACCATCTGAATGTACTTGATTTCCAACGTCAAATTCGTACTTGTCCAAAACCAGTTATCGCAGCAGTATCGGGTTGGGCAGTAGGCGGCGGTCATGTACTTCACATGATGGCAGACCTTACTATTGCCGCTGAAAACGCGCAGTTCGGTCAGACGGGTCCTAAAGTGGGTTCATTCGATGGCGGTTGGGGTGCTTCTTACATGGCTCGTATTGTTGGTCAAAAGAAAGCGCGTGAAATCTGGTTCTTGTGCCGCTTCTACGATGCACAAGAAGCACTGGACATGGGCCTTGTAAACACTGTTGTTCCTGTTGCTGACCTAGAAAAAGAGACCGTTCGTTGGTGTCGTGAAGTGCTTCAACACAGCCCAATGGCACTGCGTTGCTTGAAAGCGGCACTGAACGCTGACTGTGATGGTCAAGCAGGCTTACAAGAGTTGGCTGGTAATGCAACCATGATGTTCTACATGACAGAGGAAGGCCAAGAAGGCCGCAACGCATTCAACGAGAAACGTCGACCGGACTTCGACAAGTTCCCGCGTAATCCATAG
- the deoD gene encoding purine-nucleoside phosphorylase encodes MTAHIAGTAEDFASTVIMPGDPLRAKYIAETYLEDAKLVTDIRNMLGYTGYYKGQRISVMGHGMGVPSMVLYGHELINDFGVKRIIRIGSVGATQKNVMMRDVILAQAAGTDSPTNAKRSSGYHMATSATFELLHNAYLSAKEKNIDVKVGNVFTGDLYYDPDEDLIPALERFGVLGIDMEVAGLYGLAQQFGIESLAILTVSDHCITGEETTAEERQLSFNNMIEIALETAIKA; translated from the coding sequence ATGACTGCACATATTGCTGGCACTGCTGAGGATTTCGCATCTACAGTAATTATGCCGGGTGACCCACTACGAGCGAAATACATTGCTGAAACCTACTTAGAAGACGCAAAACTCGTGACTGATATTCGAAACATGCTTGGATACACTGGCTATTACAAAGGGCAGCGCATCTCAGTTATGGGGCATGGCATGGGTGTACCATCAATGGTTCTCTATGGTCACGAACTGATTAATGACTTCGGTGTTAAGCGCATTATTCGTATCGGCAGTGTTGGTGCAACGCAGAAAAATGTCATGATGCGTGATGTGATTTTGGCACAAGCCGCCGGTACAGACTCTCCAACTAATGCCAAGCGCAGCAGTGGCTATCACATGGCGACATCGGCAACGTTTGAGCTTTTACATAATGCTTACCTTTCAGCAAAAGAGAAGAATATAGATGTTAAAGTTGGCAACGTGTTTACTGGCGACCTTTATTACGATCCTGATGAAGATCTTATCCCTGCCTTAGAGCGTTTTGGGGTGCTTGGTATCGATATGGAAGTTGCAGGCTTATACGGGCTAGCACAACAATTTGGTATTGAGTCATTAGCGATCCTGACGGTGTCTGATCATTGTATCACGGGTGAGGAGACCACCGCAGAAGAGCGTCAGCTTTCATTCAACAACATGATTGAAATTGCTCTAGAAACGGCAATCAAAGCTTAA
- a CDS encoding TetR/AcrR family transcriptional regulator, protein MARRNDHTREQLVQLTLKTVTDFLEEHSYHELSLRKIANMIGYVPSTLVNVFGNYNLLLLHVVAQTLDELASESAAAVEQSSNPQQALFNLAYCYHDFAQRHPHRWQLIFEHNMNGENLPEWQSNRIDRMTGMLEQLLVAIAPEHTKSEVVKASRVLWSGVHGITLLSVDDKFFASEPIDGKELINNLVSNYLTNW, encoded by the coding sequence ATGGCAAGACGAAACGATCATACTCGCGAGCAATTAGTGCAATTAACCTTAAAAACGGTAACCGACTTCTTAGAAGAGCACTCTTATCACGAGCTAAGTCTACGTAAAATCGCCAATATGATTGGTTACGTTCCAAGTACCTTAGTAAATGTATTTGGTAACTACAACCTACTGCTTTTGCATGTGGTCGCTCAAACATTAGATGAACTGGCGTCAGAATCGGCTGCAGCTGTTGAACAATCGAGCAACCCTCAACAAGCTCTATTCAACCTTGCCTACTGCTACCACGATTTTGCACAGAGACACCCACACCGCTGGCAGCTTATCTTCGAGCACAACATGAACGGTGAAAACCTTCCTGAATGGCAATCAAACCGCATCGATAGAATGACAGGCATGCTAGAGCAGTTGCTCGTAGCGATTGCTCCTGAACATACGAAAAGCGAAGTCGTTAAAGCCAGCCGTGTATTATGGTCTGGAGTACACGGAATTACTCTACTTAGCGTTGATGATAAATTTTTCGCCTCTGAGCCTATTGATGGTAAAGAGCTGATCAATAACCTAGTCTCAAACTACTTAACCAACTGGTAA
- a CDS encoding Tim44 domain-containing protein, whose protein sequence is MKRFFSLVAILLVTVAVTPIAEAKKFGGGKSFGKSFKTAPAPKQQNTNSIRQDQTGKNTAANSSKKGLMGGLLGGLLAGGLLAAFFGGAFEGIQFMDILIMGLIAFLAFKFLRGMLGAKQGSMNQQNARGQQPAFGGMGQNKFEQPKQQPNVHNFEQAQPQSQGAAGGFGFGAQSDVPHNYPPGFDQAAFINGSREHYRTLQGAWNHNELNTIEEYVSPSLFEDLKAERNKLDGDQHTDVMYVDAEIVRADHDGSKAQLSLQFSGRYRDTADGVEEDITDIWHLERDLTTNNAPWLIVGIQG, encoded by the coding sequence ATGAAACGATTTTTCTCACTAGTCGCGATCCTGTTGGTAACAGTCGCGGTGACGCCAATCGCGGAAGCGAAAAAGTTTGGTGGTGGTAAGTCATTTGGCAAAAGCTTTAAAACGGCTCCAGCACCAAAACAACAAAACACGAATTCGATCCGTCAAGATCAAACAGGTAAGAACACAGCAGCTAACTCTAGCAAGAAAGGCCTTATGGGCGGTCTGCTAGGTGGCTTACTTGCTGGTGGTCTTTTAGCTGCATTCTTTGGTGGCGCATTTGAAGGTATCCAGTTCATGGATATTCTGATCATGGGTCTGATTGCTTTCCTAGCGTTTAAATTCCTACGTGGAATGTTGGGCGCGAAGCAGGGCTCAATGAATCAGCAGAATGCACGTGGCCAACAGCCAGCATTCGGCGGCATGGGTCAGAACAAGTTTGAACAACCTAAGCAACAACCAAATGTTCATAACTTCGAGCAAGCACAACCTCAATCACAAGGCGCTGCTGGTGGTTTCGGTTTTGGTGCACAAAGCGATGTTCCACATAACTACCCACCGGGCTTTGATCAAGCGGCATTCATCAATGGTTCTCGTGAGCACTACCGTACACTGCAAGGTGCATGGAATCACAACGAACTAAACACAATTGAAGAATACGTATCTCCAAGCCTATTTGAAGACCTAAAAGCTGAGCGTAATAAGCTAGACGGTGATCAGCACACTGACGTAATGTACGTTGATGCTGAAATCGTTCGCGCAGATCACGATGGTAGCAAAGCACAGCTAAGCCTTCAGTTTAGCGGTCGTTACCGTGACACAGCGGATGGCGTTGAAGAAGATATCACTGATATCTGGCACCTAGAGCGTGACCTAACAACTAACAATGCACCTTGGTTAATTGTTGGTATTCAAGGTTAA
- the menC gene encoding o-succinylbenzoate synthase, with protein MNSVNSQRHAKLYRYQLSMDSGVVLRDNKLNERVGYIIQLECDGKTGFGEVAPLPGFSQEDTEQAGIQLQHELELWSHNKSQTPLDELYPSVAFGFSMAMMELRGDLNAQGNYQAAPLCTGDPDELIPVLNEMQGEKVAKVKVGLYEAIRDGMLVSLFLESIPDLTLRLDANRAWKPEKAKQFIKYISPSLRQRISFIEEPCQKPEDSLAFAIDHGIAIAWDETLQEAVRSPEFDLSDLTGVKAVVIKPTLIGSVERCVAIIERAQQLGIKPVLSSSIESSLGLTQIARLAQQYLPNEVPGLDTIGLYQQQLEVSWPGCQLPVSTLEQQQLIWSS; from the coding sequence ATGAACTCAGTGAATTCTCAGCGTCACGCTAAACTCTACCGTTATCAATTATCTATGGATAGTGGCGTGGTTCTTCGTGACAACAAGTTGAACGAACGCGTTGGCTATATCATCCAACTTGAGTGTGATGGTAAAACTGGTTTTGGCGAAGTTGCGCCTTTGCCCGGTTTTAGCCAAGAAGATACCGAACAAGCTGGCATTCAGCTTCAACACGAATTAGAGCTTTGGAGCCACAATAAGTCTCAAACGCCTCTCGACGAGCTGTATCCTTCTGTCGCGTTTGGCTTTTCAATGGCGATGATGGAATTGCGAGGCGATCTTAACGCTCAAGGAAACTACCAAGCGGCGCCTTTGTGTACAGGCGATCCAGATGAACTGATTCCTGTATTGAATGAGATGCAAGGCGAGAAGGTCGCGAAAGTGAAAGTCGGCCTCTACGAAGCGATTCGTGATGGCATGCTTGTCAGCTTATTTCTTGAGTCGATCCCTGATTTGACCCTAAGACTTGATGCTAACCGTGCGTGGAAGCCAGAGAAAGCGAAGCAATTCATTAAGTACATTTCGCCGTCACTGCGTCAGCGTATTAGCTTTATTGAAGAGCCTTGCCAAAAACCAGAAGACAGCTTGGCATTTGCCATTGACCATGGCATAGCGATTGCGTGGGACGAAACATTGCAAGAAGCGGTGCGAAGCCCAGAGTTTGATCTTAGCGACCTTACTGGTGTTAAAGCTGTCGTGATCAAGCCAACTCTTATTGGTTCTGTCGAGCGTTGTGTGGCAATCATTGAGCGTGCACAGCAACTCGGTATCAAACCAGTACTAAGCTCAAGCATAGAGTCTAGCCTTGGCTTAACTCAGATTGCTCGATTAGCACAACAATACTTGCCTAATGAAGTTCCAGGACTTGATACAATTGGCTTGTATCAGCAACAGCTAGAGGTTTCTTGGCCGGGTTGTCAGCTTCCGGTTTCTACTCTTGAACAGCAACAATTGATTTGGTCTTCTTAG
- the tnpA gene encoding IS66 family insertion sequence element accessory protein TnpA, producing the protein MTQSEKHQHWTTIVSNQQESGLSVPQFCKEHDINYATFHYWLKKLKQTDDEQIAHQVVMNDRPSLSAETVVVHLPNGLKAELPTSLSLTQIQTWLKALQ; encoded by the coding sequence ATGACTCAATCTGAAAAACACCAACATTGGACGACCATTGTCTCTAACCAGCAAGAAAGCGGACTTTCTGTTCCGCAGTTTTGCAAAGAGCACGACATCAATTACGCCACTTTTCATTATTGGTTGAAGAAACTCAAACAAACTGATGATGAACAAATCGCCCACCAAGTGGTAATGAATGATCGTCCATCATTAAGTGCAGAGACGGTTGTTGTTCATCTACCGAATGGACTTAAAGCAGAGCTGCCGACCTCGTTATCACTGACACAAATTCAAACTTGGCTTAAGGCGCTGCAATGA
- a CDS encoding MFS transporter, producing MNNSSQSSLLTQKRFLPYFITQFLGAFNDNIFKNVLLLFVAFASVDTLPISSNLFINLAAGLFILPFFLFSALAGVLADKYEKSWFIRKVKLLEVVIMSLGAIGFIYESYGILLLLLFLMGTQSAFFGPVKYALLPQQLETKELVSGNALVETGTFLAILIGTLGAGIIASEEGAKLIAAVCIVSFAVLGYVSSCFIPQAPSNAPDLKVKWQPVKLTRATLAIAKKDRPTFQALMSISWFWFLGAAYLTQFPNFTKLHLNGTESSVAFLLALFSVGIAIGSLACDKLSNHRIEIGIVPMGSLGISIFGLLMAISIPESLPDFSSFHQFVTYSELWPLFAYLLLLGISGGIFIVPLYSLMQLRAKPDERAQVIAGLNIYNSLFMVGSAVLGIVCLSVLDLSIPQLFILLAVGNTLVMLYLFYQVPIYAFRFFTWVVTHTMYRVKNKNLHHLPEKGGALIVCNHVSYMDALLLSAVCPRLIRFVMEEDYTKLPPIRRFLKRAGVIPISATNRNSIRNAFKEVERALHEGHIVCIFPEGKLTSDGEVAEFMRGMELIIKRSPVPVIPMALKGLWGSYFSRYKGRACKGLPTRFWTKLEIEAGEPISPKQASCETLRQSVSDLRGSLR from the coding sequence ATGAACAACAGCAGCCAATCTTCGCTGTTAACGCAAAAAAGGTTCCTACCCTACTTTATTACCCAATTTCTAGGAGCCTTTAACGACAACATATTCAAAAATGTCCTGTTACTGTTTGTTGCTTTCGCAAGCGTAGACACGCTGCCTATTTCCAGCAATCTATTCATTAATTTGGCCGCTGGCCTTTTTATTCTGCCCTTCTTCTTATTTTCAGCTTTGGCCGGTGTACTGGCCGACAAATACGAAAAATCGTGGTTTATCCGTAAAGTTAAGCTCCTTGAAGTAGTGATCATGTCACTAGGTGCGATCGGATTCATCTACGAAAGCTACGGAATATTACTTCTGCTTCTGTTCCTTATGGGAACGCAGAGTGCTTTCTTTGGTCCGGTGAAATACGCCCTGCTTCCACAGCAGTTAGAAACAAAAGAACTGGTATCTGGTAACGCTCTCGTCGAGACAGGTACATTCTTAGCGATCCTGATTGGTACTCTAGGCGCAGGCATTATTGCATCTGAAGAAGGCGCGAAGCTCATTGCTGCGGTGTGTATTGTTTCGTTCGCCGTACTTGGCTATGTATCAAGTTGCTTTATCCCACAAGCACCAAGCAATGCACCAGATCTTAAAGTAAAGTGGCAACCTGTAAAACTGACCCGCGCGACACTGGCGATTGCCAAAAAAGATCGCCCGACCTTTCAAGCTCTGATGTCTATCAGCTGGTTCTGGTTCCTTGGGGCGGCTTACCTAACTCAGTTTCCCAACTTCACCAAACTGCACCTCAATGGCACTGAAAGCTCGGTCGCCTTTTTACTGGCGCTGTTCTCGGTAGGCATCGCGATCGGCTCTTTGGCTTGCGATAAGTTATCGAATCACCGAATTGAAATCGGCATCGTGCCAATGGGCAGCTTAGGTATCTCGATATTCGGCCTTTTGATGGCGATATCCATCCCGGAGTCTTTGCCTGACTTTAGCTCTTTCCATCAATTCGTAACCTATTCAGAGCTGTGGCCGCTATTTGCTTACCTTCTGCTTCTGGGTATCTCTGGCGGTATCTTTATCGTTCCTCTGTATTCACTGATGCAGTTACGCGCCAAGCCCGACGAGCGTGCCCAAGTGATTGCCGGGCTCAATATCTACAACTCACTGTTCATGGTGGGAAGTGCGGTATTAGGTATTGTTTGCCTTAGTGTTCTAGATCTTTCAATTCCACAGCTGTTTATCTTGCTCGCAGTAGGCAACACTTTGGTGATGCTGTACCTGTTTTATCAGGTGCCTATCTACGCTTTCCGCTTCTTTACGTGGGTGGTCACTCACACCATGTACCGGGTTAAAAACAAGAACTTACATCACCTGCCAGAAAAAGGCGGTGCGTTGATTGTCTGCAACCATGTGAGTTATATGGATGCACTGCTGCTGAGTGCGGTTTGCCCTCGCTTGATCCGTTTTGTGATGGAAGAGGATTACACCAAGTTACCGCCAATTCGACGCTTCTTGAAAAGAGCTGGGGTGATTCCAATCTCCGCGACCAACCGCAACTCGATTCGAAACGCTTTCAAAGAAGTAGAGCGTGCGCTACATGAAGGTCACATCGTGTGTATTTTCCCAGAAGGAAAGCTCACCTCTGATGGCGAAGTGGCTGAGTTCATGCGTGGTATGGAGCTGATCATCAAACGTTCCCCTGTCCCTGTGATTCCAATGGCTCTCAAAGGGTTATGGGGCAGCTACTTTAGTCGTTACAAAGGCCGTGCCTGCAAAGGGTTACCGACTCGCTTCTGGACCAAGTTAGAGATAGAAGCTGGCGAGCCGATTTCACCTAAACAAGCCTCTTGTGAAACGCTTCGACAGTCAGTCTCTGACCTTCGCGGATCACTACGCTAG
- a CDS encoding YeiH family protein yields the protein MNLKKSVPFYLAALFCLTPWVSSPTALVIGFLLASLGLVPEHLEVGKLTKKLLAYSIVGLGFGIQFEKALAVTGDGIGLIVTTIIGTLVIGWFLAKRMGLDRTTGYLISSGTAICGGSAIAAVAPAIKADDEQIGLALATVFVLNSVALFLFPMIGHALELSQQTFGTWAAIAIHDTSSVVGAASAYGEEALTTATTLKLARALWIIPIALISAMIFKNDQKKITVPYFIFFYCAAIAVSDLLPQFEMVYQGIFDVSKRALVVCLFLIGCGISVEKLKAAGPKPLMFGITMWVMISTGSLAWLTLA from the coding sequence ATGAACCTAAAAAAGTCCGTTCCATTTTATCTTGCTGCACTGTTTTGCTTAACGCCTTGGGTTAGCTCACCGACAGCCCTGGTTATCGGTTTCCTGCTTGCTAGTTTAGGATTAGTCCCTGAACACTTGGAAGTCGGCAAACTTACCAAAAAGCTACTGGCCTACTCTATTGTTGGCTTGGGTTTTGGTATTCAGTTTGAAAAAGCATTAGCAGTAACAGGCGATGGTATTGGGCTCATTGTAACGACCATCATTGGTACATTAGTCATTGGTTGGTTCTTGGCTAAACGAATGGGGCTAGACCGCACTACGGGCTATCTTATCTCTTCTGGTACCGCGATTTGTGGTGGTAGCGCGATAGCAGCAGTGGCACCCGCGATCAAAGCAGACGATGAACAGATTGGCTTGGCATTAGCCACTGTATTCGTGTTGAACTCGGTTGCTCTGTTCTTATTCCCGATGATTGGTCACGCGCTTGAACTCAGCCAACAAACATTTGGTACTTGGGCAGCTATTGCGATTCACGATACGTCTTCTGTAGTAGGTGCAGCTTCAGCGTATGGCGAAGAAGCACTGACGACAGCGACAACGTTGAAGCTCGCTCGCGCACTTTGGATCATCCCAATCGCTTTAATCAGTGCGATGATCTTCAAGAACGATCAAAAGAAGATTACGGTTCCTTACTTCATTTTCTTCTATTGCGCCGCTATCGCGGTGAGTGACTTACTGCCACAATTTGAGATGGTGTATCAAGGGATCTTTGATGTGTCTAAGCGAGCACTGGTGGTGTGTTTGTTCTTAATTGGCTGTGGTATTTCAGTTGAAAAGTTAAAAGCGGCAGGGCCGAAACCACTGATGTTTGGTATTACAATGTGGGTCATGATCTCAACAGGTTCTTTGGCGTGGTTAACTCTCGCCTAG
- the menH gene encoding 2-succinyl-6-hydroxy-2,4-cyclohexadiene-1-carboxylate synthase, with protein sequence MLYSDYYPAVQDSSDKPLLVFLHGLLGSGDDWSACHPFLENFPLLCIDLPGHGQSRFIDPVGFDHCCKKIVQCITSQLALNDLPADYPIVVIGYSMGGRLAMYGVTSPCFETLNLEKVIIEGGNFGLECDEERAQRLVHDTQWAVRFAQQSIEDVLDDWYQQSVFSSLNHEQRQTLVIKRSGNLGVSVANMLLSTSLAKQPDLRATLKSHEHLLHYVCGEKDRKFMELAENSGFEYSQVDYAGHNVHFEQPELFSNLIIQCIASRR encoded by the coding sequence ATGCTTTACTCTGATTATTACCCAGCTGTACAAGATTCTTCTGACAAACCTTTGCTTGTTTTCTTACATGGTTTACTCGGAAGCGGGGATGATTGGAGTGCATGTCATCCATTCCTCGAGAATTTTCCTCTCCTTTGCATCGATTTACCCGGACACGGACAAAGTCGCTTTATCGATCCGGTAGGGTTTGATCATTGCTGCAAGAAAATTGTCCAGTGCATCACATCCCAACTGGCTCTCAACGATCTTCCTGCCGATTATCCTATCGTGGTGATTGGGTATTCTATGGGTGGAAGGCTTGCTATGTATGGGGTGACAAGCCCTTGCTTTGAGACGCTCAATCTAGAGAAAGTCATCATTGAAGGTGGCAACTTTGGCTTGGAATGTGATGAAGAAAGAGCACAAAGGTTAGTACACGATACACAATGGGCTGTTCGCTTTGCACAGCAGTCGATTGAAGATGTTTTAGACGATTGGTATCAACAAAGCGTCTTTTCTTCACTAAATCATGAGCAAAGACAAACTTTGGTCATAAAGCGTAGTGGTAACCTTGGAGTATCCGTAGCAAATATGTTGTTATCTACTTCGTTAGCTAAGCAACCGGATTTACGTGCCACATTGAAATCTCATGAGCATTTATTGCATTATGTATGTGGAGAAAAAGATCGTAAATTCATGGAGCTAGCTGAGAATAGTGGCTTTGAATATAGTCAGGTGGATTACGCGGGTCATAATGTTCATTTTGAGCAACCTGAGCTGTTTTCTAACCTGATAATCCAATGTATCGCCAGTCGTCGTTAA